TATtggaaacaatctctctattTTCATaaggtaggagtaaggtttgtgtctaccctccccagacctcacttgtggattacactgagtatgttgttgttgtagtagtaATTTGATAGATATAGTTGGTTAAGTACCCTCATTTCTAAGTTACTAATAAAGATTGTTCGTGCTGAGCACAACCCAAGATTGTATTGGTTGTTATAATATCTTTTTTTAGCTCAATTTGTTTCATGAGACACAAATATTTCAAGCTAGTGATGAAAGGTTTCATAAGGACTTTGTGTTAAGTCAAATGGTGCCACACAAATTGATATGAAGGGAGTTAACAAGTTTTATCAACTATAGGCTCCTATCTccaataaattataataaattataacacGCAATACACTAGTaactatttttctaaattttctttccCATagtcaacaaaaaaaaaaaatcgtaGTCAGCTGATTAGTAAAATGTTTGGTAGGCTCATCGAATTATAATTTAGAAGtcataattcttttatttatttattttgtttccttcttttgacaCTGATTTGCTTATCAGTCGCTGTTCTTCTTTTTTAGGCTAATTGTCTGAGTTTAACCAATTTATCGCATGAAcgtaattatttataaaattattatcaaTTTTAACTATTGTCCTTTTGTTTAGCTACTATACTCTATAACACGTGCCGAGTATTTAATGTCATTCCAGTGCTATTGTTTTTAGCGGGATCACTTTGATCAATcctacatttttcttttttcccagGATAGCGATATTCCTTTGctactttttttttgataatgacaAGGGAACCCGCAGCTATCCTTTGAGTGCGCGGGTAAATCCCGCTCATGTGCAATATATCGCAAACCACACAGGAGAGGTAAACTGCACTAGGCAAGCCCCATTCGATAAATTCGACCTAAAAGGTCAATCCCCTGTTGTCGCAAGCAAGGTatttcgaacttgagacctccatTATAAAGTCCCAAGCCAAACCATCTGACCCACTCCGTAGTCGGCCAAACCTTCCATTGCCTTAACCAAGTTTTCTTTCTCAGTCCTTTGTGTATTTGTTTTCCCTTCATCCATACTTTTATACTTTTTTCTTGGTCTAGGTAGGAAAACTTTACCTAAATATAAGGATCTTTTCTCATCTGTTTGCACATTGAAACAGAGAAGATGATAATAATCAATCACTCACACACAAGATGAGTTTCAGGTCAATCCAACCAGAGAAAAAGAGGAATTACTTTCTACAAACCGTAGGGTATATCAGAAAAATCTTATGGTTTCAATGTAGGAATCAATCCCCACAATCATCAATATAATCCATAATAAAACCTTCAAGAGAATCTGAACTGAATAGATTAACATATATTCGAATCATATTCAATGAAATTATGAAACGGTCCCTACTTTGGTGTTGATTACAGCCATACGACGTTTGAGATGCTCTTTTAGCTCAAGTTAGGAAAAATCCATCGAGGAAGAGAGTTTAAAGGAAAAGTACCTTTCAAATATAAGATCACCCAATAGTCAATGCACAGTCATGAAAACTGAGAATTAGCCACTCGCATATATATCTTAGGATTCTTGGGATCAGGGACCCAATGTATCTCACTCATGTTTGGTTTCTCCACATAGGCCATGGTAAACTCTCCAACTTTTTCTGCCTTGCCTCGCTTACCTGCACGTAGCACATGGTTGTTGCGGTTATTGCGGATATAAGAAAAGATGCCGTTTTCTAACCGGATTATATCCCCAGCCTCAAAAGCATCACATTCATCACCCCACATTTGAAAGTGAACTGCAGCTGTCTCATCTGCAACTAGTGCTAAACACATCTTTTGTTGCCCTTCGTAAGCTATCCTCCCTTTGTCCAAAACAATAAATTTTGTGTTTATATTGTTCAATGCAGCTGGTACAATGTTTATTAGAGACTGCATCCCTTTGTAATATGATACAATATCTGCAATCAAACTGTTCAAATTACCACAGGCAAacaaaaaattaacttttcCGCACTCTTTTCGCACTCAAGAAAAGGGGTACCCATATATTTTCcaatttaatgatttttttcacTATGTATTGGTCATATTTACTATATTCTCTTGACTATGTAATATGTAATCTCTGAAAAGTGTATTTTTGGCCCATTTTGATAgttgaagggtatttttgagccaaaaatGTAACTGCAAGAGACATTTGTTTACCCAAAACATAACGAGGGTACATTTTGTTTATAAAATTTGTTTGCATTTCACTACATTTTCTCAAAGAAGATAACACAACCATCACTTAACAACCATATAATGTTACCATCATATACTGGTTATGGTCCAAATAACTAAATGTCTCTCCCCTCTAAGAAAATCTAGAAAACAAATACAAGGACACCCCCATCACTAGATTTGCCTAAATTTCTACCATCAAGTGCAATACGTAAGCATATATTTCTTGGAAACCAAGTCTAGGAATCATATAAAGAGTACAAGGCATCAAATAAACATGCTTGTTAAAGGACTTACATTCTTACTAACACTGTAATGTAAAAGAATGGATCGAACTGAGTACTTAAGGGTCGTTTGGTAGCTAGTAAAGAATCAgcttatttatgtattaatttcTGCATAAGCTATACAACGTTTGGTAGTTAGTTATGCagtaagttattcatgtataaaatcaaCACACTATttgatatgcaaattagaaacCCGCATAACTATTACATATATAAGGTATGAGGGAATTAGTATATTATTGTAACAAACCCGAATTCCTCACTATATTAATAACAGGAACATGATTACATTTGCAATTGTAATCCTCAAACTACTGAATCACAATGGAAATGCTGAAATTTCAATTAACTAAAAGATAGAGATAAGAATGGAGATGAGAAACTTAGACTATTGAGAATGGAGATGAGAGGAATCAGACTCTTTACTCAACCATATGCATAATCCCCGAATCACATACCACTACCCCTTTTGATAGAACCGTTCTCTCACACACACTACTCAATCCAAATCCCAAATTAACCTGGCCCTATTGCTTGTTCACAGCCCAGTAGCTCTTGTCAGCCCAATAATAACTTGTGTGACCTTGATATCTACATTGGGCTGGAATTGGTTCATAACAATACCCCGACCCAATTAAGAACCTTGTCCTCAAGGTTCAAGTCATGAAATCCATCCACAACTTTCTCAATTATCTGATGAGTAGCCATTTCCCCATGCTGAAATGTCACAAGCGTAAAGTGAGACAACACTCCTCCATCCAGCAATaaaagccaaagaaaatgatcTAGATGATCTGATGCAAAGAGCAACTTTATGTTGTCTTTGGAGAGTATTTAAGGAAATTGGCATTACTCCTATTGCCTCTTTAACATCTTGCCCAACTTTAATCAGAACCATAACACCTCTAAAATGGCAGATGTCTCTGCAACATACTCCACTAGGGTGATGTTTGTAGGATAATGCCTGAAAAGGTGGATTTGTGCAGAGTTTCACTAGTACCAAAGGCAACCCTTGGTTCAACTGATTAGAGTGTCTGATAACACCATGAACAGTGGCAGGGATGTAATCAAGAACAAAATTAAGATGTAATCCCACCTTATCAGTTACAGAAAAGAAGCAGTACTTAATTAGCTGACCGACCAGTGAAGTTGTTGGGAAACAAAAATCAACTGGACAAAAAGCTGGCACCACCCTTGGCCGATGCAGTGGCATAAGACGAGTAAACTTATAACTTTCAGCTGCCACAGAAACTGATGTATTCATCCTCTTAGCTACTAAAGCAATCTGGAAGGTTCTCATCCAGTTGATGATAACTCCACTATCAATCACACCACCTGCCCATAGATGAAGCATATTAACAACATCCATGTTATATGCCACAACAAAATGTAGGAAGAGTCTCACAGGACAGTCAAGCGAATTGGTGTCACAAATACTATAGACAGAATTAAACCATGCTAGCAAGTTTGCCATCCTGTCTAGACTAGTGTTCTTAACCATTGAGGAGAACATCTGTCTCATGGCTGGACCAGTCCTTCGGTGTCTCATATCTTCTTGCAGATAAGTGTTGGAGCTAACAAACTTTGCTCTGTTAACAAAGATTACATTGCAAATATATTGTGCAATTTTTCTGGATACATGCTGCCCATCATATTTGTTGCTATCTTTAGTATGTCAGGCAGTATGTAAGAAGGAAACGAATCAGGCCCCAAGGTATCTGATGACCCTTTTTCTAGAAACAGAATGTCCTTTTGATAGAAGGAAGCCAACCGGACAATGGAAGTAGTTATTACCATTTCAGAGTTATTCCCCTTTTGCACTAGCTTGTTATCTTGTGGTTGGTCTCGGTGTGCTGAATGCACAACCATTCCTACCTCCGATGGTGCAATTTGAGCATTTCCAGCCAATGGTAGAACCAGTTGTGGAAATATCATCTACAAGCAAATAGATATTAGTGAAGGAGGGAAATGATTTATCCACTTCTTCGCCTACGTCCTTCGATACAAATTTCTTAAAAAGAACAGTCCAACTAAAATTGGGATCTCCAATTAACGGTCTTGCGACCTTGTGGCCACAACCAAGACACAAGACCACTGAGGATAACGAGCTGGTGCCTTCCAAGTCCTGTAACGCCTGATGAGCTGCTCCAATTAAACCAAAATTAATACTCTTTtggctaataaaattattagaccTTCAAAATCTCCTTGGAGCTGTTCAGCTTTTTATGTCAACAATGCAgcagaaaaagaaagaggatcTCCCAGACTTGTTATCAATTACAAACCTCTTAACACAGCTTTGAAATGGATCAGGTATCCAATTCCTAACAAAAGAGatcttttgaaaagaacttACAAAGCTAATGTGTATAGTAAGTTTGATATGAAATCAGGATTTTGGCAAATACAAATTtctgaaaaagataaatataaaacTACTTTCAATGTCCCGTTTGGACAATATGAGTGGAATGTAATGCCTTTTGGGTTAAAAAATGCCCcttcagaatttcaaaatgtCATGAATTCTATTTTTAACCATATCAGTCATTTCTCAATTGTCTAtattgatgatgttttaatcTTCTCTGAGGACATTGATTCTCATTTCAAACATTTAAATACTTTCTATAATATTATCAAGAAAAATGCTCTTGTGGTAAGCGccagaaaaattaaattatttcaaacACAAATCAGGGTTTTGGGCCATGATTTATACCAAGGTACTTATAAGCCAATTTGTAAAGCCATCGAGTTCTCAGACAAATTTCCCAATATCATTACTGATAAAACTCAATTGCAGAGATTCTTGGGAAGTCACAATTATATGGCTGATTTTATTCCTAAAGTTAGGCAAATTTGTAAACCCTTATATGATAGGTTAAAAAAGAATCTTGTTCCCTGGGAAAACGACCAAACTGAGGCtgttattaaaattaaaagtattGTAAAAACTCTTCCTTGCCTAGGAATACCTAATCCTGATTATTTCATGATTGTTGAAACTGATGCCTCTAATAATGGGTATGGAGGAATTCTGAAACAAAGAAAATCCCCAGAAACAGCAGAACAGCTAGTCAGATATACTTTTGGAATCTAGAATTTCgcccaaaaaaattatagtacTGTTAAAAAGGAAGTTTTAGCCATAGTTCTTTGCATTACCAAATTCCAAGATGATCTTATCAATAAAGACTTCCTACTAAGAGTAGATTGTAAATCTGCTAAAGATATTTTGCAAAAGGATGTTAAAAATCTTGTTTCAAAACAGATATTTGCTAGATGGCAAGCCTTACTATctagttttgatttttaaattgaGTATCTCAAAGGAGAAGAAAATTCTCTCCCAGATTTTTTAACCAGAGAATTTTTGCAGGAAAAACCATGAGGCCTGGAGCTCCATCAGCAAAAGGACCCTTCAAAGGGAAAGAAGTAGTAGCTAAAACTACTTCTGTCAAACCCTTTAACATTCGGCCAGAATTTACAGAACCTTCTAACCGTTACTCAGCTTTAGCCCAACTACCACCTATAAATCCTTCAGTATTCCTTCCGTTGCCACCAAGCACATCTTCAAACATGCTTGTCATGAAAAAACCTTTTGCTCAAACCTCAGAGCCAAGTTCCTTCTCTCCTTCAGGAAAACAAAGATTTTCCCAAACTCAAACAAAAGACAGTTATACCATGAAAGCTCCTGAAAGCTTTGCTGAAGCAGTAACCCCCACCGCTTCTCCCTCCAAacccaaagaaaaagaaaaatttgatgTTACTTCTTTGCAGGTTATTCCAATCTTAGCCCTAGACAAAGAGTATGAAAACTATGAAATTAAACATCTCCTCAAACCTCTGTACACAAACAGGAATTATGTGGATACAGAAAATCCCCTTAAAACCAGATTATTTTATGAGTTCATTTTAGTAGATACAGGATCTATTGAAATAGAACACGAACTTGCTGATAAAAACAATCCAGATAGCATTGCCTATTCTAAATTCAATATCAAAAAGATTCTAACTCCTTTTGAATGGCAGGTTGACCATAAAACGGATCGTAAATATTGTAAGTAAATATTTAGAAAACAAGAAAAACTTACAGGAATGACAGAGCTGGATTATATAAAAGTAACAGAAGCTTTACATCCAAACATGATTACAAGAGTGCAAAACTAAAAGAAATTCCAGTCGTAAATTTTCTGATGCCTTGAAATGAAGTTATACAAGTCTTTATATAGATAGAAGAAGATAATGAGAATCCTTCGGGCCTTCGTTTCATTGGCTGTTGAGGATTACCTTATCTTTGAGGGGTCCATCAGTTGGTGGATGTCTATCTTTAAGAGGGGCAACTTCTTTTGAGTAGTCAAAAAGCTGTCAAAATTTGTCTGTCTTCTTTTAAGAAACTTTCGGTGGAGTGGGGTCCATTTTGATTAAATCAAAAGATATTCCATCTCTTTCAGAGACTCATCTTTTTCTTCCATAATAATTCTGATACTTTGTATCTCTATTTGGAACACTAATTATTCCGTGTTTTAAAACACTCAATCAGGATTTAATCATATGGATTTAAATAAGCTCTTACTAATCCTTTAGGGTTTAGCATGTCACCATTGTCATCGCTTTGAGAAGAAGCTTCTTCTAGAAGCTGAAGGACTTCGTcttcattagtattattatccAAGTCTGATAAGGCCTTTTCAAGTCTTTTCTTTAGATCATTCTTTGGTGACCTGTGTATAGCTGGGAACTTCTTGAAGAAGGTTGCTGAGTTTCTTTAGGAGCAGGGGACCATCCTTTGATAAGGATTTCTttggataaatatttgattttgtCAAATTCACCAATTTTAAAAGTCCAACTTAATATATAAGAAattcttttttgaataaaatatttgcACATTTGAATGTGATCTGGTAATGTAGAGATGCCTTGGTCAATTTGAAATTGActaaatttttctgaaaataatTTTGGCAAGGTTTGGTGGTTTCCTCCAAAACATTGCCACCATTCATAGAATCATCTAGGAATGATGGATCTTGCTAATTCAGGACTATACTTTACGAACCAGGTGTGAGACGAAGGTCGTAAGTATATGAAATTAAACCAGGCTTGTTTATAGTCCCACCAGTTATATGTTTGGGGTCTATGTTCCCTGGAGAAATTGATTGGGGTGTGCAAATGGTCAACCTGCCATTCAAAAGGAGTTAGAATCTTTTTGATATTGAATTTAGAATAGGCAATGCTATCTGGATTGTTTTTATCAGCAAGTTCGTGTTCTATTTCAATAGATCCTGTATCtactaaaataaactcataaaataatcTGGTTTTAAGGGGATTTTCTATATCCACATAATTCCTGTTTGTGTACAGAGGTTTGAGGAGATGTTTAATTTCATAGTTTTCATACTCTTTGTCTAGGGCTAAGATTGGAATAACCTGCAAAGAAGTAAcatcaaatttttctttttctttgggtTTGGAGGGAGAAGCGGTGGGGGTTACTGCTTCAGCAAAGCTTTCAGGAGCTTTCATGGTATAACTGTCTTTTGTTTGAGTTTGGGAAAATCTTTGTTTTCCTGAAGGAGAGAAGGAACTTGGCTCTGAGGTTTGAGCAAAAGGTTTTTTCATGACAAGCATGTTTGAAGATGTGCTTGGTGGCAACGGAAGGAATACTGAAGGATTTATAGGTGGTAGTTGGGCTAAAGCTGAGTAACGGTTAGAAGGTCCTGTAAATTCTGGCCGAATGTTAAAGGGTTTGACAGAAGTAGTTTTAGCTACTACTTCTTTCCCTTTGAAGGGTCCTTTTGCTGATGGAGCTCCAGGCCTCATGGTTTTTCCTGCAAAAATTCTCTGGTTAAAAAATCTGGGAGAGAATTTTCTTCTCCTTTGAGATACTCAATTTGAAAATCAAAACTAGATAGTAAGGCTTGCCATCTAGCAAATATCTGTTTTGAAACAAGATTTTTAACATCCTTTTGCAAAATATCTTTAGCAGATTTACAATCTACTCTTAGTAGGAAATCTTTATTGATAAGATCATCTTGGAATTTGGTAATGCAAAGAACTATGGCTAAAACTTCCTTTTTAACAgtactataatttttttgggcGAAATTCTAGATTCCAAAAGTATATCTGACTAGTTGTTCTGCTGTTTCTGGGGATTTTCTTTGTTTCAGAATTCCTCCATACCCATTATTAGAGGCATCAGTTTCAACAATCATGAAATAATCAGGATTAGGTATTCCTAGGCAAGGAAGAGTTTTTACaatacttttaattttaataacaGCCTCAGTTTGGTCTTTTTCCCAGGGAAAAAGATTCTTTTTTAACCTATCATATAAGGGTTCACAAATTTGCCTAACTTTAGGAATAAAATCAGCAATATAATTGAGACTTCCCAAGAATCTCTGCAATTGAGTTTTATCAGTAATGATATTGGGAAATTTGTCTGAGAACTCGATGGCTTTACAAATTGGCTTATAAGTACCTTGGTATAAATCATGGCCCAAAACCCTGATTTGTgtttgaaataatttaatttttctggCGCTTACCACAAGAGCATTTTTCTTGATAATATTATAGAAAGTATTTAAATGTTTGAAATGAGAATCAATGTCCTCAGAGAAgattaaaacatcatcaataTAGACAATTGAGAAATGACTGATATGGTTAAAAATAGAATTCATGacattttgaaattctgaagGGGCATTTTTTAACCCAAAAGGCATTACATTCCACTCATATTGTCCAAACGGGACATTGAAAGTAgttttatatttatctttttcagaAATTTGTATTTGCCAAAATCCTGATTTCATATCAAACTTACTATACACATTAGCTTTGTaagttcttttcaaaagatCTCTTTTGTTAGGAATTGGATACCTGATCCATTTCAAAGCTGTGTTAAGAGGTTTGTAATTGATAACAAGTCTGGGAgatcctctttctttttctgcTGCATTGTTGACATAAAAAGCTGAACAGCTCCAAGGAGATTTTGAAggtctaataattttattagccaAAAG
This sequence is a window from Solanum dulcamara chromosome 10, daSolDulc1.2, whole genome shotgun sequence. Protein-coding genes within it:
- the LOC129870201 gene encoding uncharacterized protein LOC129870201: MQSLINIVPAALNNINTKFIVLDKGRIAYEGQQKMCLALVADETAAVHFQMWGDECDAFEAGDIIRLENGIFSYIRNNRNNHVLRAGKRGKAEKVGEFTMAYVEKPNMSEIHWVPDPKNPKIYMRVANSQFS